CTTGCGGAATGCTGCGGGCCACGGCGTAGATTATAACGACATTCAGTAGTCCACCCATGTATACGTACCAAGGGGCTTGTCCCGCTTTAACTAAACCGCCGAATCCTATGCCTCCCAGTAATATTACGGCTAAGACGGCTACAGTTCCAATAACGTGAACGATGAACGTAGACTCCCAAAGTCCCACTACCTTACCCAAGGCAGCGTTCATGGTACCCTGCACGGCCATCGCTGCTCCAGCCAATAAGGCTACTGCCATATACAACCACTTAATCACGTCGAGCCGTTCCCTTTCTTTTGCCTAATCGACTTAGGTTTTAAAAGTTTCACTTCCTAGTCTTTCACTGGAGGTATCAGATATACGTAACAACCACAATCATTCCGACTCCCAGCCAAAAACCTAAATGGCTGGCTCTGGTTCGCAAACGTAAAGCACCGGGAATAAGATGATAAAAGACTAGGTACAACATAGCCCCAGCCGCAACTCCCAGCAAAAACGGAAGGAAAGCGGGAAAAAAGGCAATAGCGGCTTGCCCAGCGATGGTCCCCAAAGGTGTTATGGTGGCTACCAGCAATACCTGTAAAAGAACCCTGACCCGGCTTACCCCTCCATTAAGTAAGGGAACTGCCATTGCCATGCCCTCTGGGATGTTGTGGATTCCCACGCCCATAGC
The sequence above is drawn from the Syntrophothermus lipocalidus DSM 12680 genome and encodes:
- a CDS encoding DMT family transporter, whose protein sequence is MIKWLYMAVALLAGAAMAVQGTMNAALGKVVGLWESTFIVHVIGTVAVLAVILLGGIGFGGLVKAGQAPWYVYMGGLLNVVIIYAVARSIPQVGVANATTAIVVAQTLTAVLIDHLGLMGVKKSPFAYTDIIGVALMAVAARVLINK